The following coding sequences are from one Gossypium raimondii isolate GPD5lz chromosome 4, ASM2569854v1, whole genome shotgun sequence window:
- the LOC105779816 gene encoding DNA replication ATP-dependent helicase/nuclease JHS1 isoform X3, protein MPPKTRRKLNPSSSKKSNVPNNQSQVQPSKFGIQHFFERHSQNALLASQKLNHLSSPPAPPSATPPTNPIPLSSPKSNAASNGVVSVSPNPNLHPSSSPAMEAADEVSPMVSKSTSLKRFNFSPGMLIKQSQDDGGDEVTWKISPVNERLLAVSKHTPVLPDSSKHNSFSIHQCSQTKGINTAAKVDKWLSSPSPKGKADKKPLLQANRIGLKRLNPFQDKEVGDSIADENTCLSSRQTPFCTPPSLPYCPDKLANGVASHPLGLKQHKKALLELLDQVEDVISVEDFVSSESEPYSSKAQEGQSKEIPVTVDSIGNDVLMGTTNKVSGTSSNGYFLVLEVSEKQTFPESGGSQCPYKVLRLVNEKSGEERAVYLWEEWSYSVIAPGDTVNVIGEFDEEGKCNVDHENNFLIVHPYILVSGTRVAGSFSCPRRTVLDERLRCNEHSTAALIGILLHQIFQAGLMKESPTVHFLEEYARIVLQKNMESLYACGVNENEIYKTLTEAIPKLVNWIALFKDTQQEPQVPTVDFGSDNGAKKVKVLEVIDIEELAWAPKYGLKGMIDVSVRVKVDSGGKEGDEKIMPLEFKTGRMANGQASAEHCAQVILYSLLMSERYLKHIDSGLLYYLQSDQTQGIVVRRSDLVGLIMRRNELAHDILKALTTQQLPPMLQIPSMCKGCRHLDVCTLYHKAFGGNTESSGLGDIFDSHVHHFSNAHGVFLRHWDQLIDLEAKEMQLAKKEIWRSHNLKNENSTGCLSSLVLDELPQQGSHKENRFIYHFVCRYSPTNNLSGSDRNSIRAASSLTKDLDCSLKSGDYVILSTESGRQFVATGIIVELSPDRVSVSFSKGLRLPGGNLSSMREKLLQEVWRIDKDEIMTSFSVMRFNLIQMFLDNEQSSHLRKMIVDLAAPRFDSGCIFSQDPAISYIWSEKSLNDDQRRAILKILTAKDYALILGMPGTGKTSTMVHAVKALLMRGASILLTSYTNSAVDNLLIKLKSQGIDFVRIGRHESVHEEIKGHCFSGMNINSVEEIKLKFDQVKVVAVTCLGITSPLLSGKKFDVCIIDEAGQTTLPVSLGPLMFSSTFVLVGDHYQLPPLIQSTEAREKGMGISLFCRLSEAHSHAIAPLQSQYRMCQSIMELSNALIYGDRLRCGSPEIANAKLKFTKPIACSSWLKIVLNPSKPVIFVNTDMLPALEARDQKTVNNPMEAYIIAEITDGLVNNGIEGKDIGIITPYNSQASFIRHACKASVETHTIDRYQGRDKDCILVSFVRSNENPRSCSASLLADWHRINVALTRPKKLIMVGSWGTLSKVPMLKLLIDKIDEQSGILSLSNDDFNHQTWALQRCSWSQIR, encoded by the exons ATGCCTCCCAAAACCAGAAGGAAGCTTAACCCTTCTTCATCAAAGAAATCTAATGTTCCCAATAATCAATCTCAAGTTCAACCGTCTAAGTTCGGCATCCAACATTTCTTCGAACGCCATTCCCAAAACGCTCTTCTAGCTTCCCAGAAACTCAATCATCTTTCTTCTCCTCCCGCACCCCCTTCCGCTACCCCTCCCACCAATCCTATTCCTCTATCCTCTCCCAAATCAAATGCCGCTTCCAACGGCGTCGTTTCTGTATCCCCAAACCCTAACCTCCATCCCAGTTCCTCTCCGGCAATGGAGGCTGCTGACGAGGTATCACCTATGGTCTCCAAGTCTACCTCTCTGAAGCGTTTCAACTTTTCCCCTGGAATG TTGATAAAGCAGAGTCAAGATGATGGAGGGGATGAGGTCACATGGAAGATATCTCCGGTCAACGAACGTCTTCTAGCAGTCTCAAAGCACACCCCTGTATTACCTGATTCCTCAAAGCACAACTCTTTCTCAATACACCAATGCTCTCAGACCAAG GGCATAAATACGGCTGCTAAGGTTGACAAATGGCTCTCGTCGCCGTCCCCCAAAGGCAAAGCTGATAAAAAGCCTTTGCTTCAGGCCAACAGGATTGGGTTGAAAAGATTGAACCCTTTTCAGGATAAAGAGGTCGGTGACAGCATTGCTGATGAGAATACTTGTTTGTCAAGTAGACAGACTCCATTCTGCACTCCACCATCTCTACCATATTGTCCTGATAAG CTTGCCAATGGTGTTGCATCTCATCCCCTGGGTTTGAAGCAGCACAAGAAG gCATTGCTTGAACTTCTAGATCAAGTAGAAGATGTAATTTCTGTTGAGGATTTTGTATCCAGTGAATCAGAGCCATATTCATCAAAAGCGCAAGAGGGACAGTCCAAAGAAATTCCTGTAACAGTTGATTCTATAGGAAATGATGTGTTAATGGGCACAACAAACAAAGTCTCTGGGACATCTTCTAATGGTTATTTCCTAGTATTGGAG GTATCTGAGAAGCAAACTTTTCCAGAGTCTGGTGGTTCTCAATGCCCGTATAAG GTTCTTCGCTTGGTAAATGAGAAAAGTGGGGAAGAGCGTGCTGTTTATTTGTGGGAAGAGTG GTCCTACAGTGTCATTGCCCCAGGAGACACTGTGAATGTCATTGGTGAATTTGATGAAGAGGGAAAGTGTAATGTGGatcatgaaaataattttcttatcgTTCATCCATATATTCTGGTCTCTGGAACTCGG gtGGCTGGCAGTTTTAGTTGCCCAAGGAGAACTGTCCTAGATGAGAGACTACGATGCAATGAGCATTCGACTGCAGCTCTTATTGGCATCTTGCTCCACCAAATTTTTCAG GCAGGACTTATGAAAGAGTCCCCTACAGTACACTTTTTGGAAGAATATGCAAGAATAGTGCTCCAGAAGAACATGGAGAGCTTATATGCATGTGGAG taaatgaaaatgaaatatataaaacctTGACTGAAGCTATTCCGAAACTAGTAAATTGGATTGCTCTCTTCAAAGATACGCAG CAGGAGCCGCAAGTTCCCACTGTAGATTTTGGATCTGATAATGGGGCAAAAAAGGTTAAAGTTTTAGAG GTAATTGATATTGAGGAACTGGCATGGGCCCCGAAGTATGGTCTGAAAGGAATGATTGATGTTTCAGTCAGAGTAAAGGTTGACTCAGGTGGAAAAGAAGGTGATGAGAAGATCATGCCTCTAGAGTTTAAAACTGGAAGAATGGCTAATGGCCAG GCATCCGCTGAACACTGTGCCCAAGTGATCTTGTACTCTCTTCTTATGTCTGAGAG GTACCTAAAACATATTGATTCTGGTCTTCTATACTATCTCCAGTCAGATCAGACGCAA GGGATTGTAGTTCGAAGGTCTGACTTGGTTGGGTTAATCATGCGTCGTAATGAGCTTGCACATGATATTCTTAAGGCATTAACAACACAACAACTGCCCCCCATGTTACAG ATTCCAAGCATGTGCAAAGGCTGTAGGCATCTTGACGTTTGCACCCTTTATCATAAG GCATTTGGTGGGAATACAGAGAGTAGCGGATTAGGTGATATATTTGATTCACATGTACATCATTTTTCAAATGCTCATGGTGTTTTCCTCAGACATTGGGATCAGTTGATTGACCTAGAAGCTAAAGAGATGCAG CTTGCAAAGAAAGAAATCTGGCGTTCTCATAATCTCAAGAATGAGAACTCTACTGGTTGCCTTTCTTCTCTTGTTCTTGATGAGCTTCCACAACAGGGATCtcacaaagaaaatagattCATCTATCATTTTGTCTGTCGATATTCGCCTACTAACAATTTAAGCGGATCTGATAGAAATTCTATTCGTGCTGCTTCTTCTCTGACCAAAGATTTGGATTGCAGTCTTAAAAGTGGAGATTATGTG ATACTTAGCACTGAATCTGGCCGTCAATTTGTTGCCACTGGGATCATTGTGGAGCTCAGCCCTGACCGTGTTTCC GTTTCTTTTTCTAAGGGCTTAAGGCTTCCAGGGGGTAACTTGTCTTCAATGCGAGAAAAACTACTCCAGGAGGTCTGGCGGATCGACAAGGATGAAATCATGACCTCCTTTTCAGTTATGCG GTTCAACCTCATTCAAATGTTTCTAGACAATGAGCAAAGTTCTCATCTCAGGAAGATGATTGTTGACCTTGCG GCTCCTAGATTTGACAGTGGATGCATATTCAGCCAAGACCCAGCAATATCTTATATCTGGTCCGAGAAGAGCTTAAATGATGATCAGCGTAGAGCTATTCTCAAG ATACTTACAGCAAAGGATTATGCTCTAATTCTAGGAATGCCTGGAACAGGCAAGACATCTACAATGGTACATGCTGTAAAAGCCTTGTTGATGAGAGGTGCATCCATTTTGCTGACATCCTACACAAACTCTGCAGTtgataatttactcatcaaattaaaatctcaG GGCATTGATTTCGTGCGCATAGGAAGACACGAATCTGTGCATGAGGAAATTAAGGGGCATTGTTTTTCAG GGATGAACATTAATAGTGTTGAAGAAATTAAACTGAAATTTGACCAAGTCAAAGTTGTTGCTGTCACTTGCTTGGGCATCACTAGTCCATTACTCTCTGGAAAGAAATTTGATGTATGCATTATCGATGAAGCTGGACAGACAACCCTCCCA GTGTCACTAGGACCCTTGATGTTTTCATCTACATTTGTCCTTGTTGGAGATCACTATCAACTGCCTCCCTTGATTcag AGTACAGAGGCTCGAGAAAAAGGAATGGGAATAAGTTTGTTCTGTAGGCTATCAGAAGCACATTCACATGCAATTGCACCATTGCAAAGCCAG TACCGAATGTGTCAAAGTATTATGGAACTGTCAAATGCCTTGATATACGGTGATCGATTGCGTTGTGGTTCTCCTGAAATAGCTAATGCAAAACTCAAGTTCACAAAACCAATCGCTTGTTCATCATGGCTAAAAATT GTTCTAAATCCAAGCAAGCCAGTCATTTTTGTTAATACAG ATATGTTGCCTGCTTTAGAGGCTAGAGACCAGAAAACTGTGAATAATCCAATGGAAGCTTATATAATTGCAGAG ATAACAGATGGATTAGTCAACAATGGAATTGAAGGCAAAGATATTGGCATCATTACACCTTATAACTCACAGGCAAGTTTCATCAGACATGCTTGCAAAGCATCCGTGGAGACGCATACTATTGACAGATACCAG GGGAGAGACAAGGACTGCATATTAGTATCCTTTGTTAGGTCCAATGAGAATCCTAGAAGCTGCAGTGCTTCACTGCTTGCAGATTGGCATAGGATTAATGTTGCTCTTACACGACCCAAG AAGTTGATAATGGTGGGGTCATGGGGAACCCTGTCAAAGGTTCCAATGCTTAAGCTTCTTATTGACAAAATTGATGAGCAATCTGGTATTTTGAGTTTGTCCAACGATGATTTCAACCACCAAACTTGGGCGCTTCAGAGATGCTCTTGGTCGCAGATCAGATAG
- the LOC105779816 gene encoding DNA replication ATP-dependent helicase/nuclease JHS1 isoform X2, producing MPPKTRRKLNPSSSKKSNVPNNQSQVQPSKFGIQHFFERHSQNALLASQKLNHLSSPPAPPSATPPTNPIPLSSPKSNAASNGVVSVSPNPNLHPSSSPAMEAADEVSPMVSKSTSLKRFNFSPGMLIKQSQDDGGDEVTWKISPVNERLLAVSKHTPVLPDSSKHNSFSIHQCSQTKGINTAAKVDKWLSSPSPKGKADKKPLLQANRIGLKRLNPFQDKEVGDSIADENTCLSSRQTPFCTPPSLPYCPDKLANGVASHPLGLKQHKKALLELLDQVEDVISVEDFVSSESEPYSSKAQEGQSKEIPVTVDSIGNDVLMGTTNKVSGTSSNGYFLVLEVSEKQTFPESGGSQCPYKVLRLVNEKSGEERAVYLWEEWSYSVIAPGDTVNVIGEFDEEGKCNVDHENNFLIVHPYILVSGTRVAGSFSCPRRTVLDERLRCNEHSTAALIGILLHQIFQAGLMKESPTVHFLEEYARIVLQKNMESLYACGVNENEIYKTLTEAIPKLVNWIALFKDTQEPQVPTVDFGSDNGAKKVKVLEVIDIEELAWAPKYGLKGMIDVSVRVKVDSGGKEGDEKIMPLEFKTGRMANGQASAEHCAQVILYSLLMSERYLKHIDSGLLYYLQSDQTQGIVVRRSDLVGLIMRRNELAHDILKALTTQQLPPMLQIPSMCKGCRHLDVCTLYHKAFGGNTESSGLGDIFDSHVHHFSNAHGVFLRHWDQLIDLEAKEMQLAKKEIWRSHNLKNENSTGCLSSLVLDELPQQGSHKENRFIYHFVCRYSPTNNLSGSDRNSIRAASSLTKDLDCSLKSGDYVILSTESGRQFVATGIIVELSPDRVSVSFSKGLRLPGGNLSSMREKLLQEVWRIDKDEIMTSFSVMRFNLIQMFLDNEQSSHLRKMIVDLAAPRFDSGCIFSQDPAISYIWSEKSLNDDQRRAILKILTAKDYALILGMPGTGKTSTMVHAVKALLMRGASILLTSYTNSAVDNLLIKLKSQGIDFVRIGRHESVHEEIKGHCFSGMNINSVEEIKLKFDQVKVVAVTCLGITSPLLSGKKFDVCIIDEAGQTTLPVSLGPLMFSSTFVLVGDHYQLPPLIQSTEAREKGMGISLFCRLSEAHSHAIAPLQSQYRMCQSIMELSNALIYGDRLRCGSPEIANAKLKFTKPIACSSWLKIVLNPSKPVIFVNTDMLPALEARDQKTVNNPMEAYIIAEITDGLVNNGIEGKDIGIITPYNSQASFIRHACKASVETHTIDRYQGRDKDCILVSFVRSNENPRSCSASLLADWHRINVALTRPKKKLIMVGSWGTLSKVPMLKLLIDKIDEQSGILSLSNDDFNHQTWALQRCSWSQIR from the exons ATGCCTCCCAAAACCAGAAGGAAGCTTAACCCTTCTTCATCAAAGAAATCTAATGTTCCCAATAATCAATCTCAAGTTCAACCGTCTAAGTTCGGCATCCAACATTTCTTCGAACGCCATTCCCAAAACGCTCTTCTAGCTTCCCAGAAACTCAATCATCTTTCTTCTCCTCCCGCACCCCCTTCCGCTACCCCTCCCACCAATCCTATTCCTCTATCCTCTCCCAAATCAAATGCCGCTTCCAACGGCGTCGTTTCTGTATCCCCAAACCCTAACCTCCATCCCAGTTCCTCTCCGGCAATGGAGGCTGCTGACGAGGTATCACCTATGGTCTCCAAGTCTACCTCTCTGAAGCGTTTCAACTTTTCCCCTGGAATG TTGATAAAGCAGAGTCAAGATGATGGAGGGGATGAGGTCACATGGAAGATATCTCCGGTCAACGAACGTCTTCTAGCAGTCTCAAAGCACACCCCTGTATTACCTGATTCCTCAAAGCACAACTCTTTCTCAATACACCAATGCTCTCAGACCAAG GGCATAAATACGGCTGCTAAGGTTGACAAATGGCTCTCGTCGCCGTCCCCCAAAGGCAAAGCTGATAAAAAGCCTTTGCTTCAGGCCAACAGGATTGGGTTGAAAAGATTGAACCCTTTTCAGGATAAAGAGGTCGGTGACAGCATTGCTGATGAGAATACTTGTTTGTCAAGTAGACAGACTCCATTCTGCACTCCACCATCTCTACCATATTGTCCTGATAAG CTTGCCAATGGTGTTGCATCTCATCCCCTGGGTTTGAAGCAGCACAAGAAG gCATTGCTTGAACTTCTAGATCAAGTAGAAGATGTAATTTCTGTTGAGGATTTTGTATCCAGTGAATCAGAGCCATATTCATCAAAAGCGCAAGAGGGACAGTCCAAAGAAATTCCTGTAACAGTTGATTCTATAGGAAATGATGTGTTAATGGGCACAACAAACAAAGTCTCTGGGACATCTTCTAATGGTTATTTCCTAGTATTGGAG GTATCTGAGAAGCAAACTTTTCCAGAGTCTGGTGGTTCTCAATGCCCGTATAAG GTTCTTCGCTTGGTAAATGAGAAAAGTGGGGAAGAGCGTGCTGTTTATTTGTGGGAAGAGTG GTCCTACAGTGTCATTGCCCCAGGAGACACTGTGAATGTCATTGGTGAATTTGATGAAGAGGGAAAGTGTAATGTGGatcatgaaaataattttcttatcgTTCATCCATATATTCTGGTCTCTGGAACTCGG gtGGCTGGCAGTTTTAGTTGCCCAAGGAGAACTGTCCTAGATGAGAGACTACGATGCAATGAGCATTCGACTGCAGCTCTTATTGGCATCTTGCTCCACCAAATTTTTCAG GCAGGACTTATGAAAGAGTCCCCTACAGTACACTTTTTGGAAGAATATGCAAGAATAGTGCTCCAGAAGAACATGGAGAGCTTATATGCATGTGGAG taaatgaaaatgaaatatataaaacctTGACTGAAGCTATTCCGAAACTAGTAAATTGGATTGCTCTCTTCAAAGATACGCAG GAGCCGCAAGTTCCCACTGTAGATTTTGGATCTGATAATGGGGCAAAAAAGGTTAAAGTTTTAGAG GTAATTGATATTGAGGAACTGGCATGGGCCCCGAAGTATGGTCTGAAAGGAATGATTGATGTTTCAGTCAGAGTAAAGGTTGACTCAGGTGGAAAAGAAGGTGATGAGAAGATCATGCCTCTAGAGTTTAAAACTGGAAGAATGGCTAATGGCCAG GCATCCGCTGAACACTGTGCCCAAGTGATCTTGTACTCTCTTCTTATGTCTGAGAG GTACCTAAAACATATTGATTCTGGTCTTCTATACTATCTCCAGTCAGATCAGACGCAA GGGATTGTAGTTCGAAGGTCTGACTTGGTTGGGTTAATCATGCGTCGTAATGAGCTTGCACATGATATTCTTAAGGCATTAACAACACAACAACTGCCCCCCATGTTACAG ATTCCAAGCATGTGCAAAGGCTGTAGGCATCTTGACGTTTGCACCCTTTATCATAAG GCATTTGGTGGGAATACAGAGAGTAGCGGATTAGGTGATATATTTGATTCACATGTACATCATTTTTCAAATGCTCATGGTGTTTTCCTCAGACATTGGGATCAGTTGATTGACCTAGAAGCTAAAGAGATGCAG CTTGCAAAGAAAGAAATCTGGCGTTCTCATAATCTCAAGAATGAGAACTCTACTGGTTGCCTTTCTTCTCTTGTTCTTGATGAGCTTCCACAACAGGGATCtcacaaagaaaatagattCATCTATCATTTTGTCTGTCGATATTCGCCTACTAACAATTTAAGCGGATCTGATAGAAATTCTATTCGTGCTGCTTCTTCTCTGACCAAAGATTTGGATTGCAGTCTTAAAAGTGGAGATTATGTG ATACTTAGCACTGAATCTGGCCGTCAATTTGTTGCCACTGGGATCATTGTGGAGCTCAGCCCTGACCGTGTTTCC GTTTCTTTTTCTAAGGGCTTAAGGCTTCCAGGGGGTAACTTGTCTTCAATGCGAGAAAAACTACTCCAGGAGGTCTGGCGGATCGACAAGGATGAAATCATGACCTCCTTTTCAGTTATGCG GTTCAACCTCATTCAAATGTTTCTAGACAATGAGCAAAGTTCTCATCTCAGGAAGATGATTGTTGACCTTGCG GCTCCTAGATTTGACAGTGGATGCATATTCAGCCAAGACCCAGCAATATCTTATATCTGGTCCGAGAAGAGCTTAAATGATGATCAGCGTAGAGCTATTCTCAAG ATACTTACAGCAAAGGATTATGCTCTAATTCTAGGAATGCCTGGAACAGGCAAGACATCTACAATGGTACATGCTGTAAAAGCCTTGTTGATGAGAGGTGCATCCATTTTGCTGACATCCTACACAAACTCTGCAGTtgataatttactcatcaaattaaaatctcaG GGCATTGATTTCGTGCGCATAGGAAGACACGAATCTGTGCATGAGGAAATTAAGGGGCATTGTTTTTCAG GGATGAACATTAATAGTGTTGAAGAAATTAAACTGAAATTTGACCAAGTCAAAGTTGTTGCTGTCACTTGCTTGGGCATCACTAGTCCATTACTCTCTGGAAAGAAATTTGATGTATGCATTATCGATGAAGCTGGACAGACAACCCTCCCA GTGTCACTAGGACCCTTGATGTTTTCATCTACATTTGTCCTTGTTGGAGATCACTATCAACTGCCTCCCTTGATTcag AGTACAGAGGCTCGAGAAAAAGGAATGGGAATAAGTTTGTTCTGTAGGCTATCAGAAGCACATTCACATGCAATTGCACCATTGCAAAGCCAG TACCGAATGTGTCAAAGTATTATGGAACTGTCAAATGCCTTGATATACGGTGATCGATTGCGTTGTGGTTCTCCTGAAATAGCTAATGCAAAACTCAAGTTCACAAAACCAATCGCTTGTTCATCATGGCTAAAAATT GTTCTAAATCCAAGCAAGCCAGTCATTTTTGTTAATACAG ATATGTTGCCTGCTTTAGAGGCTAGAGACCAGAAAACTGTGAATAATCCAATGGAAGCTTATATAATTGCAGAG ATAACAGATGGATTAGTCAACAATGGAATTGAAGGCAAAGATATTGGCATCATTACACCTTATAACTCACAGGCAAGTTTCATCAGACATGCTTGCAAAGCATCCGTGGAGACGCATACTATTGACAGATACCAG GGGAGAGACAAGGACTGCATATTAGTATCCTTTGTTAGGTCCAATGAGAATCCTAGAAGCTGCAGTGCTTCACTGCTTGCAGATTGGCATAGGATTAATGTTGCTCTTACACGACCCAAG AAGAAGTTGATAATGGTGGGGTCATGGGGAACCCTGTCAAAGGTTCCAATGCTTAAGCTTCTTATTGACAAAATTGATGAGCAATCTGGTATTTTGAGTTTGTCCAACGATGATTTCAACCACCAAACTTGGGCGCTTCAGAGATGCTCTTGGTCGCAGATCAGATAG